One part of the Microbacterium aurugineum genome encodes these proteins:
- a CDS encoding hotdog fold thioesterase, translating into MSDVATSEGLDWATARGMGALAEKMGMEFVEFGIDRCVATMPVEGNTQPVGLMHGGAYVVLGESLGSMAANLHAGTGRLAVGVDINATHTRSATSGVVTGVCTPVHLGRSITVHEIVVTDDQGRRCSTIRITNMIKDLPAAN; encoded by the coding sequence ATGAGCGACGTCGCGACGAGCGAGGGACTCGACTGGGCCACGGCCCGCGGAATGGGCGCCCTGGCCGAGAAGATGGGCATGGAGTTCGTCGAGTTCGGCATCGACCGTTGTGTCGCGACGATGCCTGTCGAAGGCAACACCCAGCCGGTCGGCCTCATGCACGGAGGCGCGTACGTGGTGCTCGGCGAATCGCTCGGTTCGATGGCGGCGAACCTGCACGCCGGTACCGGCCGTCTCGCCGTCGGCGTCGACATCAACGCGACGCACACCCGATCGGCCACGTCAGGCGTCGTCACCGGTGTGTGCACACCGGTGCACCTGGGACGGAGCATCACCGTGCACGAGATCGTGGTGACCGACGATCAGGGACGCCGCTGCTCCACGATCCGCATCACCAACATGATCAAGGACCTTCCCGCCGCGAACTGA
- a CDS encoding LLM class flavin-dependent oxidoreductase — translation MGIEFGLDTFGDITRDAGGKLLTGAQTIRNVVEQAELADTVGVDFFGVGEHHREEFAVSAPEMVLAAIAARTEHIRLGTAVTVLSSDDPVRVFERFSTLDALSNGRAEVVLGRGSFIESFPLFGYDLRDYDALFEQKLELFVELLKEEPVTWSGTMRASLENANVFPKTEKGLRTWVGVGGSPESVVRVARHGLGLMLAIIGGPAARFKPFVDLYHRSVASFGTTSHPVSVHSPGHIAETDAEAWDAAYSGFEAMNNTIGRERGWPAYSRARFQNDVGPEGAIYAGSPDRVAAKIADTITTLGLGRFDLKYATGTLSHESMMRSIELYGTEVIPRVKRILDAQD, via the coding sequence GTGGGCATCGAATTCGGACTGGACACCTTCGGCGACATCACGAGGGACGCGGGCGGGAAGCTCCTGACCGGGGCGCAGACGATCCGCAACGTCGTGGAGCAGGCTGAGCTCGCAGACACGGTCGGGGTGGACTTCTTCGGGGTGGGGGAGCACCACCGCGAAGAGTTCGCGGTGTCCGCGCCGGAGATGGTGCTCGCCGCGATCGCTGCGCGCACCGAACACATCCGTCTCGGCACGGCGGTGACCGTGCTGTCGTCGGATGATCCGGTCCGCGTGTTCGAGCGCTTCTCGACGTTGGACGCACTCTCGAACGGCCGAGCCGAGGTCGTCCTCGGCCGCGGCTCCTTCATCGAGTCCTTTCCGCTCTTCGGCTACGACCTGCGGGACTACGACGCGCTGTTCGAGCAGAAGCTCGAGCTGTTCGTCGAACTCCTCAAGGAGGAGCCCGTGACATGGTCGGGCACCATGCGCGCCTCGCTGGAGAATGCGAACGTGTTCCCCAAGACCGAGAAGGGTCTTCGTACCTGGGTGGGGGTGGGTGGCAGCCCGGAGTCCGTCGTACGGGTCGCGCGCCATGGCCTGGGGCTGATGCTCGCGATCATCGGCGGGCCGGCGGCGCGGTTCAAGCCCTTCGTCGATCTGTACCACCGCTCTGTCGCGTCTTTCGGAACCACCTCGCATCCTGTCTCGGTGCATTCGCCCGGCCACATCGCCGAGACGGATGCGGAAGCCTGGGACGCCGCCTACTCCGGGTTCGAAGCGATGAACAACACCATCGGCCGGGAGCGCGGATGGCCGGCGTACAGTCGCGCGCGCTTCCAGAACGACGTCGGGCCGGAAGGCGCGATCTACGCGGGTTCACCGGACCGCGTCGCCGCGAAGATCGCAGACACGATCACGACCCTCGGGCTCGGGCGGTTCGACCTGAAGTACGCCACCGGCACCCTGTCGCACGAGTCGATGATGCGCAGCATCGAGCTGTACGGGACCGAAGTGATCCCGCGCGTGAAGCGGATCCTCGACGCGCAGGACTGA
- a CDS encoding glutamate synthase subunit beta, which yields MADPKGFLKVTERELPARRPVPVRIMDWKEVYEPGDKQVLRRQAGRCMDCGVPFCHQGCPLGNLIPEWNDLTWRGEGRAAIERLHATNNFPEFTGRLCPAPCESSCVLGINQPAVTIKQIEVSIIDEAFAKGWVEPEPPERLTGKTVAVVGSGPAGLAAAQQLTRAGHTVAVFERDDRIGGLLRYGIPDFKMEKTQLESRLRQMQEEGTRFRAGVEIGKDISWPDLRARYDAVVIATGSTVPRDLAIPGRDLDGVHFAMEYLVESNHAVAGDKVTDQISAEGKHVIVIGGGDTGADCIGTAHRQGALSVTNLAIGMQPGDVRPDHQPWPMMPTIFEVSSAHEEGGERVYLASTVEFLGNDVGEVRALRVAETEYVDGRRVPKSGTEREIPADLVLIAMGFTGPEQEGYTEDTLPQVTDRGAFRRDSSYESTVPGVFVAGDAGRGQSLIVWAIAEGRAAAANVDRFLMGTTVLPEPVRPSDVAIGLQPA from the coding sequence GTGGCTGACCCCAAAGGCTTTCTGAAGGTGACCGAGCGGGAACTTCCCGCACGACGTCCGGTGCCTGTGCGCATCATGGACTGGAAAGAGGTCTACGAGCCGGGCGACAAGCAGGTCCTGCGTCGTCAAGCCGGACGCTGCATGGACTGCGGCGTGCCGTTCTGTCATCAGGGATGCCCGCTCGGCAACCTGATCCCCGAGTGGAACGACCTCACCTGGCGCGGTGAGGGCCGCGCGGCGATCGAGCGCCTGCACGCCACCAACAACTTCCCGGAGTTCACGGGGCGGCTGTGCCCCGCGCCCTGCGAGAGCTCGTGCGTGCTCGGCATCAACCAGCCGGCGGTCACGATCAAGCAGATCGAGGTCTCGATCATCGATGAGGCCTTCGCCAAGGGGTGGGTCGAGCCGGAGCCGCCCGAGCGCCTCACGGGAAAGACGGTCGCCGTCGTCGGATCGGGCCCCGCGGGTCTCGCTGCCGCCCAGCAGCTCACCCGAGCCGGGCACACGGTCGCGGTCTTCGAACGGGACGACCGCATCGGCGGCCTGCTGCGCTACGGCATCCCGGACTTCAAGATGGAGAAGACGCAGCTCGAATCGCGCCTTCGCCAGATGCAGGAGGAAGGCACGCGTTTCCGTGCCGGCGTGGAGATCGGCAAGGACATCTCCTGGCCCGACCTGCGTGCCCGCTACGACGCCGTCGTCATCGCGACGGGGTCCACGGTTCCGCGTGACCTCGCCATCCCCGGCCGTGATCTCGACGGCGTGCACTTCGCCATGGAGTACCTCGTCGAGTCCAACCACGCGGTCGCGGGCGACAAGGTCACCGACCAGATCAGCGCGGAGGGCAAGCACGTCATCGTCATCGGCGGTGGAGACACCGGCGCGGACTGCATCGGCACCGCGCACCGTCAGGGAGCTCTCAGCGTCACCAACCTGGCGATCGGCATGCAGCCGGGCGACGTCCGTCCGGACCACCAGCCGTGGCCGATGATGCCGACGATCTTCGAGGTGTCCTCTGCGCACGAGGAGGGTGGAGAGCGGGTGTACCTCGCGTCCACCGTCGAGTTCCTCGGCAACGACGTCGGTGAGGTGCGTGCGCTGCGCGTGGCCGAGACCGAGTACGTCGACGGCCGCCGCGTCCCCAAGAGCGGCACAGAGCGAGAGATCCCCGCGGACCTCGTCCTGATCGCGATGGGCTTCACCGGACCCGAGCAGGAGGGGTACACCGAAGACACGCTTCCGCAGGTTACCGACCGCGGCGCCTTCCGCCGCGACTCGTCGTACGAGTCGACGGTTCCCGGAGTGTTCGTCGCCGGAGACGCCGGTCGCGGTCAGTCGCTCATCGTGTGGGCCATCGCCGAGGGTCGCGCAGCTGCCGCGAACGTCGATCGCTTCCTGATGGGCACCACCGTGCTTCCCGAGCCGGTGCGACCGAGTGATGTCGCGATCGGTCTCCAGCCCGCGTAG
- a CDS encoding ANTAR domain-containing response regulator, producing MTEQEEQAEQPTSSAPRRVVVAEDESLIRLDIVEILRDNGFDVVGEAGDGETAVALATELRPDLVIMDVKMPQLDGISAAEKLHKGNIAPVVLLTAFSQKELVERASEAGALAYVVKPFTPNDLLPAIEIALARHEQIITLEAEVADMVERFETRKLVDRAKGLLNEKMGLSEPEAFRWIQKASMDRRLTMQDVAKAIIEQLAPKK from the coding sequence GTGACAGAGCAAGAAGAGCAGGCTGAGCAGCCCACGTCATCCGCACCCCGACGCGTCGTCGTCGCTGAAGACGAGTCGCTGATCCGTCTCGACATCGTCGAGATCCTTCGCGACAACGGCTTCGATGTCGTGGGCGAGGCGGGGGATGGAGAGACCGCGGTCGCTCTGGCGACCGAGCTCCGACCGGACCTCGTCATCATGGACGTCAAGATGCCACAGCTCGACGGCATCAGCGCTGCGGAGAAGCTGCACAAGGGCAACATCGCGCCGGTCGTCCTGCTCACGGCGTTCAGCCAGAAGGAGCTCGTCGAGCGAGCGAGCGAGGCCGGTGCTCTCGCGTACGTCGTGAAGCCGTTCACTCCGAACGACCTTCTGCCCGCGATCGAGATCGCGCTGGCTCGCCACGAGCAGATCATCACCCTCGAGGCCGAGGTCGCCGACATGGTCGAGCGCTTCGAGACCCGCAAGCTCGTCGACCGGGCCAAGGGTCTGCTCAACGAGAAGATGGGCCTGAGCGAACCTGAGGCGTTCCGCTGGATCCAGAAGGCGTCGATGGACCGCCGTCTGACGATGCAGGACGTCGCCAAGGCGATCATCGAGCAGCTCGCCCCCAAGAAGTAG
- the polA gene encoding DNA polymerase I, giving the protein MTDSAKPTLMVVDGHSLAYRAFFALPVDNFTTKDNQHTNGIYGFLSMLVNLIKAEQPTHLAIAFDTSRHSFRTEEYSEYKATRSESPQEFKGQIPLLQDCLAAMSIPVLTKEGIEADDILATLASQGAEQGFDVLVVSGDRDTIQLVNDDVTLLYPSVQGVSQLKRYDPTTVQERYGVRPEQYPDIAALVGETSDNLPGVPKVGEKTAVKWLTQFGSLDELIARADEIKGVVGGNLRDHIDDVRRNRKLNRLLTDVELPVGPSDLAVAPIDAQAVRDIFARLEFRTLLPRVFEAVGAGEVADDPASVVVVPAPVETSPAELAAWAVAQHGDVSLRIMTQGGSPTRIGAATLTDLRESDWTESAAEALREWIESDAPKVLHDAKPQVKALIRQGIRLRGLAYDTSLAGWLLRPSFPDKTLSDLVERYLGEKLPEADPSQLVPETEGATPSQEAWFALRVADALREDIPESVAAVLVDIELPTLLTLADMEVAGVAVSHEVLSTFSGELAARAEGLAQEAFSVVGREFNLGSPKQLQEVLFEDLQLPKTRKTKTGYSTDAAVLADLQESNPHPFLSLLLQHREATKLRQIIESLDTAIGDDHRVHTTYVQTGSQTGRLSSTDPNLQNIPVRTEESRRIRSAFEVGEGYDALLTADYSQIEMRIMAHLSGDEGLIEAFNSGEDLHRFVGARVFGVEPSEVSPAMRTKVKAMSYGLVYGLSAFGLSKQLRIEQSEAKQLMVEYFARFGAVRDYLRASVMKAKEVGYTETIFGRRRPFPDLASPNRVLRENAERAALNAPIQGSAADIMKIALLHIHDDLRSQQLSSRVLLQIHDELVVEVAPGEWDATEQIVRARMGDAAQLSVPLDVQVGRGRDWNEAAH; this is encoded by the coding sequence GTGACGGACTCCGCAAAGCCTACCCTCATGGTCGTCGACGGCCACTCGCTCGCCTACCGCGCTTTCTTCGCGCTCCCGGTCGACAATTTCACGACCAAGGACAATCAGCACACCAACGGCATCTACGGCTTCCTCTCGATGCTGGTGAACCTCATCAAAGCCGAGCAGCCGACGCACTTGGCGATCGCCTTCGACACCTCGCGTCACTCGTTCCGCACGGAGGAGTACTCCGAGTACAAGGCCACGCGTTCCGAGTCGCCGCAGGAGTTCAAGGGTCAGATCCCGCTTCTGCAGGACTGCCTCGCCGCCATGTCGATCCCTGTCCTGACGAAGGAGGGGATCGAGGCCGACGACATCCTCGCGACGCTCGCTTCACAGGGCGCCGAGCAGGGCTTCGACGTGCTCGTCGTCTCCGGAGACCGTGACACCATCCAGCTCGTGAACGACGACGTCACCCTGCTCTACCCGTCGGTGCAGGGCGTCTCGCAGCTGAAGCGCTATGACCCGACGACGGTGCAGGAGCGCTACGGTGTGCGTCCCGAGCAGTACCCCGACATCGCGGCCCTGGTCGGCGAGACCAGCGACAACCTGCCCGGTGTTCCGAAGGTCGGGGAGAAGACGGCGGTCAAGTGGCTCACGCAGTTCGGATCGCTCGATGAGCTGATCGCCCGTGCCGACGAGATCAAGGGAGTGGTCGGCGGCAACCTCCGCGACCACATCGACGATGTCCGACGCAACCGCAAGCTCAACCGTCTCCTCACCGATGTCGAGCTCCCGGTCGGGCCCTCCGACCTGGCCGTGGCACCGATCGATGCGCAGGCCGTGCGCGACATCTTCGCCCGGCTCGAGTTCCGCACCCTGCTACCGCGGGTGTTCGAGGCCGTCGGAGCCGGTGAGGTCGCCGATGACCCGGCGTCGGTCGTCGTGGTGCCCGCACCGGTCGAGACGTCACCGGCGGAGCTGGCGGCCTGGGCTGTCGCGCAGCACGGCGATGTCTCCCTGCGGATCATGACGCAGGGAGGTTCCCCCACACGGATCGGCGCCGCGACTCTCACCGACCTCCGCGAGTCGGATTGGACGGAGAGCGCCGCAGAGGCTCTGCGCGAATGGATCGAGTCCGACGCGCCGAAGGTGCTGCACGATGCGAAGCCGCAGGTGAAGGCCCTGATCCGTCAGGGAATCCGCCTCCGCGGTCTCGCCTACGACACGAGCCTGGCCGGCTGGCTCCTGCGGCCGAGCTTCCCCGACAAGACCCTGTCCGACCTGGTCGAGCGCTACCTCGGCGAGAAGCTGCCCGAGGCCGACCCGTCCCAGCTGGTGCCCGAGACCGAGGGAGCCACACCGTCGCAGGAGGCATGGTTCGCGTTGCGCGTCGCCGATGCGCTGCGTGAAGACATCCCCGAGTCGGTCGCCGCTGTCCTGGTCGACATCGAACTGCCGACCCTGCTCACACTCGCCGACATGGAGGTCGCGGGCGTCGCGGTCTCGCACGAGGTGCTCTCCACGTTCTCCGGCGAGCTCGCCGCTCGCGCCGAGGGACTCGCGCAGGAGGCGTTCTCGGTCGTCGGTCGTGAATTCAATCTCGGTTCGCCCAAGCAGCTGCAGGAGGTCTTGTTCGAAGACCTGCAGTTGCCGAAGACCCGCAAGACCAAGACCGGCTACTCCACCGACGCCGCGGTACTCGCCGACCTGCAGGAGAGCAACCCGCACCCGTTCCTCAGCCTGTTGCTGCAGCACCGTGAGGCCACCAAGCTCCGGCAGATCATCGAGTCCCTCGACACGGCGATCGGCGACGACCACCGCGTGCACACGACGTATGTGCAGACGGGGAGCCAGACCGGGCGACTGTCCAGTACCGATCCCAATCTGCAGAACATCCCGGTGCGTACGGAGGAATCGCGCCGCATCCGGAGCGCGTTCGAAGTCGGCGAGGGGTACGACGCTCTCTTGACGGCCGACTATTCGCAGATCGAGATGCGCATCATGGCCCATCTGTCCGGCGACGAGGGGCTGATCGAGGCCTTCAACAGTGGCGAGGACCTGCACCGGTTCGTCGGCGCCCGCGTGTTCGGGGTCGAGCCCAGCGAGGTGTCTCCGGCGATGCGCACGAAGGTGAAGGCGATGTCCTACGGCCTCGTCTACGGACTCTCGGCGTTCGGGCTCTCGAAGCAGCTGCGCATCGAGCAGTCCGAGGCCAAGCAGCTGATGGTGGAGTACTTCGCGCGATTCGGCGCGGTGCGCGACTATCTGCGCGCCTCGGTCATGAAGGCGAAAGAGGTCGGCTACACCGAGACGATCTTCGGGCGCCGTCGGCCGTTCCCCGACCTCGCGAGCCCGAACCGGGTGTTGCGCGAGAACGCCGAGCGCGCTGCCCTCAACGCGCCGATCCAGGGGAGCGCCGCCGACATCATGAAGATCGCGCTGCTCCACATCCACGACGATCTCCGCTCCCAGCAGCTGTCCTCGCGCGTGCTGCTCCAGATCCATGACGAACTCGTCGTCGAGGTCGCCCCGGGGGAGTGGGACGCGACGGAGCAGATCGTTCGCGCTCGAATGGGGGATGCCGCACAGTTGTCGGTGCCGCTCGATGTTCAGGTCGGGCGCGGCCGTGACTGGAACGAAGCCGCGCACTGA
- a CDS encoding esterase/lipase family protein, which translates to MRDPVVFPHGSASSSEEHVIGALRKAGWWCADYAYAGFWQLRAMFDRTDPASFTSGSGARIVVLPGVYETWKFMQPLVAAMHERGHPVQVVDTLHRNRRPVVEMAQSVGDFLERHDLTDVILVAHSKGGLAGKLVMTGPAAGRVRSMLAIATPFGGSSYARLMLSRTLREFAPDDPGIVSLTQRRSVNDRIVSIYAEFDPHIPEGSELVGAKNVRLDTGGHFRILAHPRVLAELAVLAEEP; encoded by the coding sequence ATGCGCGATCCGGTAGTTTTCCCTCATGGGTCCGCATCGTCTTCTGAGGAGCACGTCATCGGCGCGCTGAGGAAGGCGGGGTGGTGGTGCGCGGACTACGCGTACGCGGGGTTCTGGCAGCTGCGCGCGATGTTCGACCGCACGGATCCTGCGTCGTTCACCTCCGGGAGCGGTGCACGGATCGTCGTCCTTCCCGGCGTCTACGAGACGTGGAAGTTCATGCAGCCGCTCGTCGCGGCGATGCATGAGCGAGGCCATCCGGTCCAGGTCGTCGACACCCTCCATCGCAATCGACGTCCGGTGGTGGAGATGGCGCAGAGCGTCGGGGACTTCCTGGAGCGCCATGACCTCACGGATGTGATCCTGGTCGCCCACAGCAAGGGCGGGCTCGCGGGCAAGCTGGTCATGACGGGACCGGCGGCCGGCCGTGTGCGCTCGATGCTGGCGATCGCGACACCGTTCGGCGGTTCGAGCTATGCCCGTTTGATGCTCTCGCGGACGCTGCGGGAGTTCGCCCCCGATGACCCGGGAATCGTGAGCCTCACACAGAGACGGTCGGTGAACGATCGGATCGTCTCGATCTACGCGGAATTCGACCCGCACATCCCGGAGGGCAGCGAACTCGTCGGTGCCAAGAACGTCCGCCTCGACACCGGGGGGCATTTCCGGATCCTCGCGCATCCCCGGGTGCTCGCCGAGCTGGCTGTCCTCGCCGAGGAGCCCTGA
- a CDS encoding GNAT family N-acetyltransferase has translation MSAGTIRLDTEHILRPVRRGDGVALARAYVANREHLAPWEPTRSEAFFTVAAQEQHAQLCVEDADAGRSLRFVIESDDGEIRGRMNINNIVRGAFWSADLGYWVDATRLRRGLASRAVAQLIEYSRTQLRLHRLQAATLLHNLGSQRVLVGNGFERIGMAPKYLRIAGEWQDHLLFQRLLEEPLSSRREGP, from the coding sequence GTGAGCGCCGGCACGATCCGGCTCGATACCGAGCACATCCTGCGGCCGGTGAGGCGGGGGGATGGGGTTGCGCTCGCCCGCGCGTATGTCGCGAATCGCGAACATCTCGCGCCGTGGGAGCCGACGCGCTCGGAGGCGTTCTTCACCGTCGCCGCGCAGGAGCAGCACGCCCAGCTCTGCGTGGAAGACGCGGACGCCGGGCGGAGTCTCCGCTTCGTCATCGAATCCGATGACGGGGAGATCCGCGGTCGGATGAACATCAACAACATCGTCCGGGGGGCGTTCTGGAGCGCTGACCTCGGCTACTGGGTCGATGCCACGCGGCTGCGCCGCGGCCTCGCGAGCCGCGCGGTCGCTCAGCTCATCGAGTATTCACGGACGCAGCTCCGCCTTCACCGGCTCCAGGCCGCCACCCTGCTGCACAACCTCGGTTCCCAACGCGTGCTGGTCGGCAACGGCTTCGAGCGTATCGGCATGGCGCCGAAGTACCTCCGCATCGCGGGGGAGTGGCAGGACCATCTGCTGTTCCAGCGACTGCTCGAGGAACCGCTCAGTTCGCGGCGGGAAGGTCCTTGA
- the pyk gene encoding pyruvate kinase — protein sequence MRRAKIVATLGPATSTYETVRALIDAGVDVARLNLSHGDYSVHENNYANVRRAAEDAGRAVAILVDLQGPKIRLGKFEDGPYELAKGDIFKITTEDIIGNKEICGTTFKGLPQDVKPGDFLLIDDGKVRVEVVETDGVTVTTKVIVAGAVSNNKGINLPGVAVNVPALSEKDEDDLRWGLRIGADLIALSFVRNAADVTRVHEIMAEEGVKVPVIAKVEKPQAVDALEEIVDAFDAIMVARGDLGVELPLEAVPIVQKRAVEIARRMAKPVIVATQMLESMISSPVPTRAETSDVANAVLDGADAVMLSGETSVGDYPVVVVETMARIIASTEEHGLERILPLTTKPRTQGGAITLAALEVAEFVEAKFLCVFTQSGDSARRLSRLRSRIPMIAFTPEPGIRRRMALTWGIRSTLVDMVQHTDLMYHQVDEYLLGNGLAQEGDKVVVISGSPPGIVGSTNDLRVHKVGDAIRGAAPIYKAGV from the coding sequence TTGAGACGCGCGAAAATCGTCGCCACCTTGGGCCCCGCAACTTCCACGTATGAGACGGTGCGCGCACTGATCGATGCGGGGGTGGACGTCGCGCGACTGAACCTCAGCCACGGCGACTACTCGGTTCATGAGAACAACTACGCGAACGTGCGTCGTGCCGCAGAGGATGCCGGCCGGGCCGTCGCGATCCTCGTCGACCTGCAGGGGCCGAAGATCCGCCTCGGCAAGTTCGAGGACGGGCCGTACGAGCTCGCCAAGGGCGACATCTTCAAGATCACGACCGAAGACATCATCGGCAACAAGGAGATCTGCGGAACGACCTTCAAGGGCCTCCCGCAGGACGTCAAGCCGGGCGACTTCCTGCTGATCGACGACGGCAAGGTCCGCGTCGAGGTCGTCGAGACCGACGGCGTCACGGTGACCACCAAGGTCATCGTCGCCGGCGCCGTCTCCAACAACAAGGGCATCAACCTCCCCGGTGTCGCCGTCAACGTCCCCGCTCTCAGCGAGAAGGACGAAGACGACCTGCGTTGGGGACTGCGCATCGGCGCCGATCTGATCGCGCTGTCGTTCGTGCGCAATGCCGCCGATGTGACCCGCGTTCACGAGATCATGGCGGAAGAGGGCGTCAAGGTTCCCGTCATCGCCAAGGTCGAGAAGCCGCAGGCCGTCGATGCGCTGGAAGAGATCGTCGACGCGTTCGATGCGATCATGGTCGCCCGTGGTGACCTGGGCGTCGAGCTTCCGCTCGAGGCCGTGCCGATCGTGCAGAAGCGCGCCGTCGAGATCGCTCGCCGGATGGCCAAGCCGGTGATCGTCGCGACGCAGATGCTCGAGTCGATGATCAGCAGCCCGGTTCCCACGCGTGCCGAGACCTCGGACGTCGCGAACGCCGTCCTCGACGGTGCGGATGCCGTCATGCTCTCCGGTGAGACCAGTGTCGGCGACTACCCGGTCGTGGTCGTCGAGACCATGGCACGGATCATCGCCTCCACGGAAGAGCACGGCTTGGAGCGCATCCTGCCGCTGACGACCAAGCCCCGCACGCAGGGAGGCGCGATCACGCTCGCCGCTCTCGAGGTGGCGGAGTTCGTCGAGGCGAAGTTCCTCTGCGTGTTCACGCAGTCCGGGGATTCCGCGCGTCGTCTGTCGCGTCTGCGTTCGCGCATCCCGATGATCGCGTTCACCCCGGAGCCGGGAATCCGTCGCCGCATGGCTCTGACCTGGGGCATCCGCTCCACCCTGGTCGACATGGTCCAGCACACCGACCTGATGTATCACCAGGTGGACGAGTATCTGCTCGGCAACGGTCTCGCACAGGAGGGGGACAAGGTCGTCGTGATCTCCGGTTCCCCTCCCGGAATCGTCGGATCGACCAACGACCTGCGCGTGCACAAGGTGGGCGATGCGATCCGCGGCGCGGCACCGATCTACAAGGCCGGCGTCTGA
- a CDS encoding DUF885 domain-containing protein, with protein sequence MTSAPRTPSAIDAVADEWVDTIAVLAPTLGTYIGRDEVNDRFGDLSPAGHEEIAAATRATLDKLSALEPVDAIDEVTKTDLGAELRLDLELHDAKWHLRDLNVIASAAQDVRAAFDLMPTATVQDWDVIATRLAAVPDALRGYVETLRTGIAEGIVPARRQVTEVATQIDRYTADDGFFAAFVANADPEEGQLPASLARTLADNSASARVAYDELRRFLAEELAPAAGDDDAVGRDLYALNSRRFLGATIDLDETYEWGRVELARMVEEQTAIANEILPGASVEEAVAHLEADPARKLVGTDALQKWMQETSDRAVAELGVSHFDIPEAIRTLECMIAPTQEGGIYYTGPTDDFSRPGRMWWSVPEGVTEFDTWRELTTVFHEGVPGHHLQIAQAVYNRAELNSWRRLLAGTSGHAEGWALYAERLMEQLGYLDDPADRLGMLDGQRMRAARVVLDIGVHLGKPRLDGTGVWDAEYALDFMRQNVNMSDQFVQFEVNRYLGWPGQAPSYKVGQRIWEQVRDGVRAAEGDAFSFKDFHKKALDLGGVGLDTLRSALLPR encoded by the coding sequence ATGACTTCAGCTCCCCGCACCCCTTCCGCCATCGACGCCGTCGCCGATGAATGGGTCGACACGATCGCGGTTCTGGCACCCACTCTCGGCACCTACATCGGGCGCGACGAGGTGAACGACCGCTTCGGCGACCTGAGCCCCGCCGGTCATGAGGAGATCGCTGCGGCGACGCGTGCGACGTTGGACAAGCTCTCCGCGCTCGAGCCCGTGGACGCGATCGACGAGGTGACGAAGACCGACCTCGGTGCCGAGCTCCGGCTCGACCTCGAGCTGCACGACGCGAAGTGGCACCTGCGCGATCTCAACGTGATCGCTTCTGCTGCACAGGATGTGCGCGCGGCGTTCGACCTGATGCCCACGGCGACGGTGCAGGACTGGGACGTGATCGCGACCCGCCTCGCCGCGGTGCCCGATGCCCTTCGCGGCTACGTCGAGACCCTCAGGACGGGTATCGCGGAGGGCATCGTGCCGGCGCGCAGGCAGGTGACCGAGGTGGCGACGCAGATCGATCGCTACACCGCCGATGACGGCTTCTTCGCTGCGTTCGTCGCGAACGCGGACCCCGAGGAGGGGCAGCTGCCCGCGTCTCTCGCCCGCACTCTCGCCGACAATTCGGCCTCGGCCCGTGTCGCCTACGACGAGCTGCGCCGTTTCCTCGCGGAGGAGCTCGCTCCTGCCGCAGGCGACGACGACGCAGTGGGGCGTGACCTCTATGCGCTCAACTCGCGTCGCTTCCTCGGGGCGACCATCGATCTCGACGAGACCTACGAGTGGGGGCGCGTGGAGCTCGCGCGTATGGTCGAGGAGCAGACCGCGATCGCGAACGAGATCCTCCCCGGTGCGTCCGTCGAGGAAGCGGTCGCCCACCTGGAAGCCGACCCCGCGCGCAAGCTCGTCGGCACCGACGCTCTCCAGAAGTGGATGCAGGAGACGAGCGACCGCGCGGTCGCTGAACTCGGCGTCTCGCATTTCGACATCCCCGAAGCCATTCGCACGCTCGAGTGCATGATCGCCCCCACGCAGGAGGGCGGCATCTACTACACCGGCCCGACCGACGACTTCTCACGCCCCGGTCGCATGTGGTGGTCCGTCCCCGAGGGCGTCACGGAGTTCGACACGTGGCGGGAGCTCACCACGGTCTTCCATGAGGGCGTCCCGGGTCACCATCTGCAGATCGCTCAGGCGGTGTACAACCGGGCCGAGCTCAATTCCTGGCGTCGGCTGCTCGCGGGAACCTCGGGTCATGCCGAGGGCTGGGCTCTGTACGCGGAGCGTCTGATGGAGCAGCTCGGCTACCTGGACGACCCCGCCGACCGGCTCGGCATGCTCGACGGACAGCGGATGCGGGCCGCCCGCGTCGTCCTCGACATCGGTGTGCACCTGGGCAAGCCGCGTCTCGACGGCACCGGAGTGTGGGACGCGGAGTACGCACTCGACTTCATGCGCCAGAACGTGAACATGTCGGATCAGTTCGTGCAGTTCGAGGTGAACCGCTACCTCGGCTGGCCGGGCCAGGCGCCGTCGTACAAGGTTGGTCAGCGCATCTGGGAGCAGGTGCGCGACGGAGTCCGTGCCGCCGAGGGAGATGCCTTCTCGTTCAAAGACTTCCACAAGAAGGCGCTCGACCTGGGCGGCGTCGGCCTCGACACGCTGCGCAGCGCTCTGCTCCCACGCTGA